One Nostocoides sp. HKS02 genomic window carries:
- a CDS encoding M15 family metallopeptidase, with the protein MGVAGTVMVVVVLAGGAPAYAVTVPPTTTTTSTTSTTTSTTSTRTPSTTTTTATAGSGASAGQAAAPPGAAGEQTLSPAELAAQIAQGQSLADDLTRSNASIAAAATKLDRLSVEANTLLQQLAAARDAERTAREAARRDVELFNQLSDRLAEDRRALGQWAYQAYAGTGGSLGDMSALLDTLTQPAADATDGAAQLSYLSDQRTAAFERVRDHAQLQRQIAAQAVEASAQAAVASKQAAAAKSELDVVITQQKAQLDATRALHAAQVAKVGPINGLLLGSGDPTARSVARALSQAVLVPGVSKDGSVKACSKDDGEYPNGHIPASALCPLYGDPAQSLRPAAAAAFNALSVAYQRDTGSPLCITDSYRSFAEQLLVKAERGAWAATPGTSEHGMGRAVDLCGGVESFGSPAHLWMMQNAPLYGWFHPAWAEPGGALPEPWHWEYAG; encoded by the coding sequence GTGGGGGTAGCGGGCACGGTGATGGTGGTGGTGGTGCTCGCAGGGGGCGCACCGGCATACGCCGTCACCGTGCCCCCGACGACCACGACCACGTCGACCACCTCGACGACCACGAGCACGACCAGCACGCGCACGCCGTCGACGACGACGACGACCGCCACCGCCGGGTCCGGAGCCAGCGCGGGTCAGGCGGCAGCACCGCCGGGGGCGGCCGGTGAGCAGACCCTCAGTCCTGCCGAGCTGGCGGCCCAGATCGCCCAGGGTCAGTCGCTGGCCGACGACCTCACTCGATCCAACGCCAGCATCGCCGCAGCCGCGACCAAGCTGGACCGGCTCTCCGTCGAGGCCAACACGCTGCTCCAGCAGCTCGCCGCGGCCCGCGACGCCGAGCGCACCGCTCGCGAGGCCGCACGCCGCGACGTCGAGCTCTTCAACCAGCTGAGCGACCGACTCGCTGAGGATCGCCGGGCGCTCGGCCAATGGGCGTACCAGGCCTACGCCGGGACTGGAGGGTCGCTGGGCGACATGAGCGCCCTGCTCGACACCCTGACCCAGCCGGCCGCAGACGCCACTGACGGAGCGGCCCAGCTCAGCTACCTCAGTGACCAGCGCACCGCCGCGTTCGAGCGCGTCCGCGACCACGCCCAGCTGCAACGCCAGATCGCGGCCCAGGCTGTCGAGGCGAGCGCGCAGGCCGCCGTGGCCTCCAAGCAGGCGGCCGCCGCCAAGTCCGAGCTCGATGTCGTGATCACCCAGCAGAAGGCCCAGCTCGACGCCACCCGAGCGCTGCATGCGGCCCAGGTCGCCAAGGTCGGCCCGATCAACGGCCTGCTCCTGGGCAGCGGCGACCCGACCGCCCGCAGCGTGGCCCGCGCGCTCAGCCAGGCGGTCCTCGTGCCCGGGGTGTCGAAGGACGGCTCGGTGAAGGCGTGCAGCAAGGACGACGGCGAGTACCCGAACGGGCACATCCCCGCGTCAGCACTCTGCCCGCTGTACGGCGACCCGGCGCAGAGCCTGCGACCCGCAGCGGCCGCCGCGTTCAACGCCCTCAGCGTGGCCTACCAGCGCGACACGGGTTCGCCCTTGTGCATCACCGACTCCTACCGCTCCTTCGCCGAACAGCTGTTGGTCAAGGCGGAGCGGGGCGCGTGGGCGGCAACGCCCGGCACCAGCGAGCACGGCATGGGACGGGCCGTGGATCTGTGCGGTGGCGTCGAGAGCTTCGGCTCCCCCGCGCACCTGTGGATGATGCAGAACGCCCCTCTCTACGGCTGGTTCCACCCGGCCTGGGCCGAGCCCGGCGGCGCGCTTCCCGAGCCCTGGCATTGGGAGTATGCCGGGTAG
- a CDS encoding MFS transporter codes for MTTAAAPTTAATWEGNEHYRRPWYWYDWANSAYVTTTATVLFAPYLTAVAEKAACPHLATGATCETNLQVLGLGISPGSVAPFTITAATIVSAVVLIFVGAIADRSPRPARVLGLFAWAGALAACLMALVQGTNWQLGVLLLIVANLCLGASLVVYDSILCRIASPDDRDTVSSRGWALGYLGGGLLLAINFVMLAKPSLIGVDKAGAVRLSMLMAGLWWAGFTLIPVRGMWRLRGVERPEVARTAGIVGGSVRQLVDTFAELRLFPQTLLFLVAYLFFNDGIQTVIGQASLYGNKQLGFSESTMLGLFLMVQFVAFGGALLFGVLARWFGAWRTVLGGLALWILVVIAAFFVPDRQLVALFALGVAIGLVLGGTQALSRSLYSQLIPRNREAEFFSLYQAMERGTSWFGTLTFGLVYQWTHSYRPAIVALVVFFVVGGALLARVNIRQGILDAGNEVPARV; via the coding sequence ATGACGACAGCTGCGGCCCCGACGACGGCGGCTACCTGGGAGGGCAACGAGCACTACCGGCGACCGTGGTACTGGTACGACTGGGCCAACTCCGCCTACGTCACCACCACCGCGACGGTTCTGTTCGCCCCGTACCTCACGGCGGTCGCGGAGAAGGCCGCCTGCCCGCACCTGGCCACCGGCGCCACCTGTGAGACCAATCTGCAGGTGCTGGGCCTGGGCATCTCCCCCGGCTCAGTCGCCCCGTTCACGATCACCGCCGCGACGATCGTCTCGGCCGTCGTCCTCATCTTCGTCGGCGCCATCGCTGACCGGTCCCCCAGGCCTGCCCGGGTGCTCGGCCTGTTCGCGTGGGCGGGCGCGCTTGCGGCCTGCCTCATGGCACTGGTGCAGGGCACCAACTGGCAGCTCGGGGTGCTCCTCCTGATCGTGGCCAACCTCTGCCTCGGGGCTTCGCTGGTCGTGTACGACTCGATCCTGTGTCGCATCGCCAGTCCTGACGACCGCGACACGGTGTCATCGCGCGGATGGGCACTCGGCTACCTCGGCGGCGGCCTGTTGCTCGCGATCAACTTCGTGATGCTGGCCAAACCGAGCCTCATCGGCGTGGACAAGGCGGGCGCGGTTCGCCTGAGCATGCTCATGGCGGGCCTGTGGTGGGCCGGCTTCACCCTGATCCCGGTCCGCGGCATGTGGCGGTTGCGCGGCGTCGAGCGGCCGGAGGTGGCACGGACCGCCGGCATCGTCGGCGGCAGCGTGCGGCAGCTCGTCGACACCTTCGCCGAGCTCCGGCTGTTCCCGCAGACCCTGCTCTTCCTGGTCGCCTACCTGTTCTTCAACGACGGGATCCAGACCGTCATCGGCCAAGCGAGCCTCTACGGAAACAAGCAGCTCGGGTTCTCCGAGTCGACCATGCTGGGCCTGTTCCTCATGGTCCAGTTCGTGGCTTTCGGCGGTGCGCTGCTGTTCGGTGTCCTCGCGCGGTGGTTCGGCGCCTGGCGCACTGTTCTCGGCGGCTTGGCGCTGTGGATCCTTGTGGTCATCGCCGCCTTCTTCGTCCCGGACCGGCAGCTCGTGGCGCTCTTTGCGCTCGGTGTGGCCATCGGGCTGGTGCTGGGCGGCACCCAGGCCCTGAGCCGCTCGCTCTACAGCCAGCTGATCCCGCGGAACCGCGAGGCCGAGTTCTTCAGCCTGTACCAGGCCATGGAGCGCGGCACGAGCTGGTTCGGCACCCTGACGTTCGGGTTGGTGTACCAGTGGACCCACTCCTACCGCCCTGCGATCGTCGCCCTGGTCGTCTTCTTCGTCGTCGGCGGCGCCTTGTTGGCGCGTGTGAACATCAGGCAGGGCATCCTCGACGCTGGCAACGAGGTGCCCGCCAGGGTCTGA
- a CDS encoding helix-turn-helix transcriptional regulator: MTTSPAEAQRLRDLALLRRVRDRMDREYAQPLDVEALARGVHMSAGHLSREFRRAYGESPYGYLMTRRIERAMALLVRGDLSVTEVCFAVGCQSLGTFSTRFTELVGMPPSTYRQRATRTVAGVPPCVTKQVTRPIRNREARATEGQLA, translated from the coding sequence ATGACCACCAGCCCGGCCGAGGCCCAGCGCCTGCGCGACCTCGCGCTGTTGCGGCGAGTGCGCGACCGGATGGATCGCGAGTACGCGCAGCCGCTGGATGTCGAGGCCCTTGCGCGCGGCGTGCACATGTCCGCCGGGCACCTCAGCCGCGAGTTTCGACGCGCGTACGGCGAGTCGCCCTACGGCTACCTGATGACCCGGCGGATCGAGCGCGCGATGGCTCTGCTGGTCCGGGGCGACCTCAGCGTCACCGAAGTCTGTTTCGCGGTTGGCTGCCAGTCGTTGGGAACCTTCAGCACCCGCTTCACCGAGCTGGTCGGTATGCCGCCCAGCACCTACCGTCAGAGGGCGACGCGCACGGTGGCCGGGGTGCCGCCGTGCGTCACCAAGCAGGTCACCAGACCGATCAGGAATCGAGAAGCGCGGGCCACCGAGGGACAGCTAGCGTGA
- a CDS encoding FxsA family protein, translating to MAPAVGRTPYARRRRPRWLATVFILLLVVPVLEIATIIAVGKVIGGWQTLALLLAESALGAWLVRREGAKAWAALRGALRTGQMPSRQLADAALVLVGGTLLLTPGFLTDIAGFFFILPVTRPIARRVLEAVVARRLLGGILGGRGSGQGTSGPDVIEGEVL from the coding sequence ATGGCACCGGCTGTAGGCCGCACCCCGTACGCGCGGCGCCGGCGACCGCGCTGGCTGGCCACGGTGTTCATCCTGCTCCTGGTCGTGCCGGTGCTCGAGATCGCGACGATCATCGCCGTCGGGAAGGTCATCGGCGGATGGCAGACCCTCGCACTCCTGCTGGCGGAGTCCGCGCTGGGCGCCTGGTTGGTCCGCCGCGAGGGGGCGAAGGCCTGGGCGGCTCTGCGCGGCGCCCTTCGGACCGGCCAGATGCCGAGCCGCCAGCTCGCCGACGCGGCCTTGGTGCTGGTCGGTGGGACCCTGCTGCTCACACCGGGCTTCCTCACCGACATCGCCGGATTCTTCTTCATCCTGCCGGTGACCCGACCGATCGCGCGCCGGGTGCTCGAAGCCGTCGTGGCCCGGCGGCTCCTCGGCGGCATCCTCGGCGGACGGGGGAGCGGACAGGGGACTTCGGGACCTGACGTCATCGAGGGCGAGGTTCTCTAG
- a CDS encoding amidase family protein yields MAASYLITPLGTPAISVPAGFTPEGLPVGLQIVTRARTDSTLLRIAAAFEAATGHGRCTPRLQEVTS; encoded by the coding sequence ATGGCCGCCAGCTACCTGATCACCCCCCTCGGCACACCGGCGATCTCGGTGCCCGCGGGGTTCACCCCCGAAGGCCTTCCCGTCGGTCTGCAGATCGTGACCCGAGCCCGCACCGACTCCACCCTTCTGCGCATCGCCGCCGCCTTCGAAGCAGCCACCGGCCACGGTCGCTGCACGCCCCGTCTCCAGGAGGTCACCTCGTGA
- a CDS encoding single-stranded DNA-binding protein, which produces MEDSGEWANEVRLVGRVSAAAEERELPSGDLMVALRVVVPRSGGGTSSTRVDTVDVACWSARTRRSARNLEPGARIEVRGALRRRFYRAGAATLSRYEVEATSVSRLRRHAALAASRNLVPTADQT; this is translated from the coding sequence ATGGAGGATTCAGGGGAGTGGGCAAATGAGGTCCGTCTGGTGGGTCGGGTGAGCGCCGCCGCTGAGGAACGCGAGCTACCCAGCGGGGATCTGATGGTTGCGCTGCGGGTCGTGGTGCCACGCAGCGGCGGCGGGACTTCCAGCACGCGCGTCGACACCGTCGATGTCGCGTGCTGGTCTGCCCGAACGCGTCGCAGCGCCCGGAACCTGGAGCCGGGAGCCCGCATCGAGGTGCGTGGTGCGTTGCGCCGACGCTTCTACCGAGCTGGCGCAGCGACGCTGAGCCGGTACGAGGTGGAGGCCACCTCGGTGTCCCGCCTACGCCGTCACGCTGCTCTCGCGGCCAGCCGGAACCTGGTCCCGACGGCTGATCAGACGTGA
- a CDS encoding VOC family protein yields MDISIHASFLPQDDPEAALAFYRDTLGFEVRNDVGFDGMRWITVGPPNQPATSIVLVPPAVDPGITDDERRTIIEMMAKGTYATMLLATGNLDDTFERVQASGADIVQEPTKQPYGVRDCAVRDPAGNLIRIQEV; encoded by the coding sequence ATGGACATCAGCATCCACGCCAGCTTCCTCCCGCAGGACGACCCCGAGGCAGCCCTGGCGTTCTATCGCGACACCTTGGGTTTCGAGGTCCGCAACGACGTCGGGTTCGACGGGATGCGCTGGATCACCGTTGGCCCGCCGAACCAACCCGCCACGTCCATCGTCCTGGTGCCGCCGGCCGTCGATCCCGGTATCACCGACGATGAGCGCCGCACCATCATCGAGATGATGGCGAAGGGCACCTACGCCACCATGCTGCTCGCCACCGGCAACCTCGACGACACCTTCGAACGGGTTCAGGCCAGCGGCGCCGACATCGTCCAGGAGCCGACGAAGCAGCCTTACGGTGTCAGGGACTGCGCAGTCCGCGACCCTGCCGGCAATCTCATCCGCATCCAAGAGGTGTGA
- a CDS encoding bifunctional 2-polyprenyl-6-hydroxyphenol methylase/3-demethylubiquinol 3-O-methyltransferase UbiG: MATADEIALWDAEADAFDQSADHGLHDPAVRRMWRELLLGVLPQPPARIADLGCGTGTLSVLLAEAGYQVDGLDFSPRMIELAERKADGIAGVRFTQADAFDPSLPEATYDVVLCRHVLWAMPDPTVALTRWLRLVDTSWPAAAG, from the coding sequence ATGGCTACCGCTGACGAGATCGCGTTGTGGGACGCAGAAGCCGACGCCTTCGACCAGTCGGCTGATCACGGCCTGCACGACCCAGCCGTACGACGAATGTGGCGTGAGCTTCTCCTGGGCGTTCTGCCCCAGCCTCCGGCTCGCATCGCAGACCTAGGTTGCGGAACCGGCACGCTGTCGGTCTTGCTCGCCGAAGCCGGGTACCAGGTCGACGGCCTGGACTTCTCTCCACGAATGATTGAGTTGGCCGAACGCAAAGCGGATGGCATTGCAGGAGTCCGTTTCACCCAGGCAGACGCGTTCGACCCGTCGCTCCCGGAGGCGACGTACGACGTGGTTCTGTGCCGTCACGTCCTGTGGGCGATGCCTGACCCGACCGTCGCACTGACGCGGTGGCTCCGGCTTGTTGACACCAGCTGGCCGGCTGCTGCTGGTTGA
- a CDS encoding sodium:solute symporter codes for MTLTICIVVGIVGLGALGMTGRRSTSMAEWTVNGRGFQRWTSWFLQAGDSLTTFSFLGLAGIAFGGGVIGVFALAYLSISSIGLYFCGPRMRQLGQDRGYLTQADFFADRFSSPALGRVSAVVGAVFLLPYLQLQITGLGLVVELATGSESGRGLSMVVASALVVIFVAWSGIRGIARVAVVKDVLMLAALLIVLGGVVFGIAGIPDTFAHIKSVGPQLLDFSQTGWDTTFFLTAVIVTSIGAGLNTFPHLWPPVLAAKTGAVLRSNYKWLALYQLMLFVPIFVGLAATKVLPADKAPKHVLLSVAKQTLPSWLVAVVAIAGASAAMVPAAAIAMGISSLVSKNLIRVRRESLQLTVNLAAVVGAIALSLVLGLANFDIASLLLLTYGGLTQMAPATLIGLGKRVNVGAVPVMLGMVVGVVTVAWITFFEIPIGSWDSGLIALAPNLAVLAVAELVRRRMPSKATVEERPAPATVEV; via the coding sequence ATGACCCTCACCATCTGCATCGTCGTGGGCATCGTCGGCCTCGGCGCGCTCGGTATGACGGGTCGGCGCAGCACGTCGATGGCGGAATGGACCGTCAACGGTCGCGGCTTCCAGCGCTGGACCTCCTGGTTCCTCCAGGCGGGAGACTCGCTGACGACCTTCAGCTTCCTTGGCCTCGCCGGCATCGCCTTCGGTGGCGGCGTCATCGGTGTGTTCGCACTGGCGTACCTGTCGATCTCCTCGATCGGTCTCTACTTCTGTGGCCCACGGATGCGCCAGCTCGGCCAGGACCGCGGCTATCTCACCCAGGCCGACTTCTTCGCCGACCGTTTCTCGAGCCCGGCCCTGGGCAGGGTCAGCGCCGTGGTCGGCGCAGTCTTCCTGCTGCCGTACCTGCAGCTGCAGATCACCGGCCTGGGGCTGGTCGTGGAGCTCGCCACGGGCAGCGAGTCAGGGCGCGGCCTGTCGATGGTCGTCGCCAGTGCCCTGGTCGTCATCTTCGTCGCGTGGTCCGGCATTCGGGGCATCGCCAGGGTCGCCGTGGTCAAGGACGTGCTGATGCTCGCGGCCCTGCTGATCGTGCTCGGCGGCGTCGTGTTCGGCATCGCCGGCATACCGGACACGTTCGCGCACATCAAGAGTGTCGGTCCCCAGCTCCTCGACTTCAGCCAGACCGGCTGGGACACGACGTTCTTCCTCACCGCCGTCATCGTGACCAGCATCGGTGCGGGGCTCAACACGTTCCCGCACCTGTGGCCGCCGGTCCTGGCCGCCAAGACGGGTGCGGTGCTGCGCAGCAACTACAAATGGCTCGCGCTCTACCAGCTGATGCTGTTCGTACCCATCTTCGTCGGGCTTGCCGCCACCAAGGTCCTTCCCGCCGACAAGGCGCCGAAGCACGTGCTGCTCAGCGTCGCGAAGCAGACCTTGCCGTCCTGGCTCGTGGCGGTCGTCGCGATCGCGGGCGCGTCAGCTGCCATGGTGCCGGCCGCCGCGATCGCGATGGGCATCTCCTCGCTGGTCTCGAAGAACCTGATCCGGGTGCGACGCGAGTCGCTCCAGCTGACGGTCAACCTTGCGGCCGTGGTCGGCGCCATCGCGCTCTCGCTGGTGCTCGGCCTGGCCAACTTCGACATCGCCTCGTTGCTCCTGCTCACCTACGGCGGTCTGACCCAGATGGCACCGGCCACCCTGATCGGGCTCGGGAAGCGCGTCAACGTCGGCGCCGTCCCCGTCATGCTCGGCATGGTCGTCGGTGTGGTCACGGTCGCCTGGATCACCTTCTTCGAGATCCCGATCGGCAGCTGGGACTCCGGGCTCATCGCGCTCGCGCCGAACCTCGCCGTGCTCGCTGTCGCTGAGCTCGTGCGGCGGCGTATGCCGTCGAAGGCCACGGTCGAGGAGCGACCGGCCCCTGCCACGGTGGAGGTGTGA
- the lnt gene encoding apolipoprotein N-acyltransferase gives MPKPISSLRAGSRLGFAVLSGLVTAQAFPTHHGWWWAPLGVALLSACVMGVRWRLALLLGLGHGLGFFLPTLSWSGVYVGNLPWVALSSLEALYLAAMCAVTAAVQAPFLTSRLRSLGYAVVPVMWVLQEWARSTTPFGGFPWARLAFSQADSPLAPLARFAGAPGITFAVAALGALLHAAVLAASHLVGRPRRPGPAAYRSASVALAVLAAAPLALALSTSLPTDGRRVSVLFVQGNVPHAGLDFNAQRRAVLDNHVRATVAATQHETTPPSLVVWPENSSDIDPIINLDAAAQVRLAVQTARAPVLVGAVLDGPGRYVSNASLFYRPGGAAPARYVKQHPVPFAEYIPYRSFFRNFSDKVDLVSRDFTRGTAPGGFEVPVPGQQPYWIIPTICFEVAYDDLMRDSTLQPGRDASILAVQTNNATFGYTAESEQQFAISRLRAIEHGRSIVHVSTVGVSGFINPDGTYSAKTTLFTQAARLGAPVVRTEITPSDRIGALPEYAAAAAAAALLALGLWLRRRPARVVAPPVATRKERVGV, from the coding sequence GTGCCCAAGCCGATCAGCTCGCTCCGCGCGGGGTCTCGCCTGGGTTTCGCGGTGCTCTCCGGACTCGTCACGGCCCAGGCGTTTCCGACGCACCACGGTTGGTGGTGGGCACCGCTCGGGGTCGCCCTGCTGTCGGCCTGCGTCATGGGGGTGCGGTGGCGGCTGGCGCTGCTGCTCGGTCTCGGTCACGGCCTGGGCTTCTTCCTGCCGACGCTGTCGTGGTCGGGCGTCTACGTCGGCAACCTGCCGTGGGTGGCCCTGTCCTCGCTCGAAGCCCTCTACCTCGCGGCCATGTGTGCCGTGACCGCTGCGGTCCAGGCCCCCTTCCTCACGTCCCGGCTGCGGTCCCTCGGGTATGCCGTGGTGCCGGTGATGTGGGTCCTTCAGGAGTGGGCCCGGAGCACGACCCCGTTCGGTGGCTTCCCGTGGGCGCGCCTGGCCTTCAGCCAGGCGGACAGCCCGCTGGCTCCGCTGGCCCGGTTTGCCGGGGCCCCCGGCATCACCTTCGCCGTCGCCGCCCTCGGCGCCCTGCTGCACGCCGCCGTCCTCGCCGCCTCGCACCTGGTCGGTCGCCCCCGCCGGCCGGGGCCCGCGGCATACCGGTCGGCGTCGGTCGCCCTCGCGGTCCTGGCGGCCGCGCCGCTCGCGCTGGCGCTGTCCACCAGCCTGCCCACCGACGGGCGCCGGGTCTCCGTCCTCTTCGTCCAGGGGAACGTTCCCCACGCCGGGCTCGACTTCAACGCGCAGCGCCGGGCCGTCCTCGACAACCACGTGCGGGCGACGGTCGCCGCCACCCAGCACGAGACGACGCCCCCCTCGCTCGTGGTCTGGCCCGAGAACTCCTCCGACATCGACCCGATCATCAACCTCGACGCCGCGGCCCAGGTCCGACTCGCGGTGCAGACTGCGCGGGCGCCCGTGCTCGTCGGGGCGGTGCTCGACGGCCCCGGACGGTACGTCTCGAACGCGAGCCTGTTCTACCGCCCCGGTGGCGCCGCCCCGGCGCGGTACGTCAAGCAGCACCCTGTGCCGTTCGCCGAGTACATCCCCTACCGCAGCTTCTTCCGGAACTTCAGCGACAAGGTCGATCTGGTCTCGCGGGACTTCACGCGCGGGACGGCCCCTGGTGGGTTCGAGGTGCCGGTGCCCGGCCAGCAGCCGTACTGGATCATCCCCACGATCTGTTTCGAGGTGGCCTACGACGACCTCATGCGGGACTCCACGCTGCAGCCCGGGCGGGACGCGAGCATCCTCGCCGTCCAGACCAACAACGCGACGTTCGGCTACACCGCCGAGTCCGAGCAGCAGTTCGCGATCAGCCGGCTGCGCGCGATCGAGCACGGACGGTCGATCGTGCACGTCTCGACCGTGGGGGTGAGCGGCTTCATCAACCCGGACGGAACCTACTCCGCCAAGACGACGTTGTTCACGCAGGCGGCGCGGCTCGGGGCGCCCGTGGTGCGGACCGAGATCACGCCCTCGGACCGCATCGGCGCGCTCCCTGAGTATGCCGCGGCGGCGGCAGCCGCAGCACTGCTCGCCCTTGGTCTGTGGCTGCGTCGCAGGCCCGCTAGGGTCGTTGCTCCACCAGTGGCCACACGAAAGGAACGCGTTGGTGTCTGA
- a CDS encoding GNAT family N-acetyltransferase, producing MARLEVLRPITDADVPQVLRFNAEHVELLSHLDEDRLRLLLTWTSRADVIICDGADAGFVLVFEPGTAYDSANYRWFSARFGTEFAYLDRIVVDEAFRRRGLASAVYDVVEAAAVDRGRLVLEVNVDPPNLPSLAFHEHRGYREVGRLGGPGHQVSLMAKDL from the coding sequence ATGGCTCGCTTGGAGGTGCTCCGTCCCATCACCGATGCCGATGTCCCCCAGGTCCTGCGGTTCAACGCCGAGCACGTCGAGCTGCTCTCACACCTCGACGAGGACCGGCTTCGCCTCCTCCTGACCTGGACGAGTCGTGCCGACGTCATCATCTGCGATGGCGCGGATGCCGGGTTCGTCCTGGTATTCGAGCCCGGGACGGCCTACGACTCGGCCAACTACCGTTGGTTCTCGGCCCGGTTCGGCACGGAGTTCGCCTACCTGGACCGGATCGTGGTCGACGAGGCCTTCCGCCGCCGCGGGCTCGCCAGCGCCGTCTACGACGTCGTGGAGGCGGCGGCCGTGGACCGGGGGCGGCTGGTGCTGGAGGTCAATGTCGACCCGCCGAACCTCCCGTCGCTGGCCTTCCACGAGCACCGCGGGTACCGCGAGGTGGGCCGTCTCGGGGGGCCCGGCCACCAGGTCAGCCTGATGGCCAAGGACCTCTGA
- a CDS encoding carboxyl transferase domain-containing protein → MVAALRRATAEGLPVLASTASGGTRMQEGTPAFWQMTEITRAVMAHRRARLPYLAHLRHPTTGGVYASWDRSASSPSPSQEPSWGSWAHGSPPA, encoded by the coding sequence GTGGTTGCCGCCCTGCGCCGGGCAACGGCCGAGGGCCTGCCGGTGCTCGCCTCGACCGCGTCGGGCGGAACCCGCATGCAGGAGGGGACTCCAGCGTTCTGGCAGATGACCGAGATCACCCGGGCGGTGATGGCGCACCGCCGTGCCCGGCTGCCCTATCTCGCGCACCTGAGACACCCCACCACCGGCGGGGTCTATGCCTCGTGGGATCGCTCGGCCAGCTCACCTTCGCCGAGCCAGGAACCCTCGTGGGGTTCCTGGGCCCACGGGTCGCCGCCCGCCTGA
- a CDS encoding polyprenol monophosphomannose synthase, translated as MSEANEVSTTAPIVRVLVCIPTYNERENLPLVVGRIRASVPAADVLVVDDNSPDGTGAVADGLAADDPQVHVLHRPGKQGLGVAYLAGFQWGLDEGYDAIVEMDADGSHQPEQLHRLLEALETADLVIGSRWVRGGSVVNWPLHRKALSVGGNLYTRALLGMPVHDATAGYRAYRSSALRVIGLRDIASQGYCFQVDLTRRSIAHGLRVKEVPITFVEREIGDSKMSGDIMRESLQRITLWGLHHRADQLRRVPQQVSARASATRSDREPTWHRL; from the coding sequence GTGTCTGAGGCGAACGAGGTGTCCACCACCGCTCCCATCGTGCGGGTGCTGGTGTGCATCCCCACGTACAACGAGCGGGAGAACCTGCCACTCGTGGTTGGCCGGATCCGGGCCTCGGTACCTGCCGCTGACGTCCTCGTGGTCGACGACAACTCCCCGGATGGCACGGGCGCGGTCGCCGACGGCCTCGCCGCTGACGACCCGCAGGTCCACGTCCTCCACCGCCCCGGCAAGCAGGGGCTCGGGGTGGCCTACCTGGCGGGCTTCCAGTGGGGTCTGGACGAGGGCTACGACGCCATCGTCGAGATGGATGCCGACGGGTCCCACCAGCCCGAGCAGCTCCACCGCCTGCTCGAGGCGCTGGAGACCGCGGACCTGGTCATCGGCTCCCGCTGGGTTCGGGGCGGCTCGGTGGTCAACTGGCCCCTGCACCGCAAGGCGCTGTCCGTCGGCGGCAACCTCTACACGCGGGCCTTGCTCGGTATGCCGGTCCACGACGCCACCGCGGGGTACCGCGCCTACCGGTCGTCGGCGCTGCGGGTGATCGGCCTGCGCGATATCGCGTCCCAGGGCTACTGCTTCCAGGTCGACCTCACCCGGCGCTCGATCGCCCACGGCCTTCGAGTCAAGGAGGTCCCCATCACCTTCGTCGAGCGCGAGATCGGCGACTCGAAGATGAGCGGGGACATCATGCGCGAGTCGCTCCAGCGCATCACCCTCTGGGGGCTGCACCACCGTGCCGACCAGCTGCGTCGGGTGCCGCAGCAGGTCTCGGCCAGGGCGTCCGCCACCCGGTCGGACCGGGAGCCGACATGGCACCGGCTGTAG
- a CDS encoding RNA polymerase-binding protein RbpA, translated as MAERTLRGSRLVSHSLETDEHVVPSERQITAYVCPQGHRTELPFSIEAEIPATWECRCGLDARLVDGPEPEAKQVKHVRTHWDMLLERRSIPELEELLEERLTLLRESRGEKPRRKRTA; from the coding sequence ATGGCAGAACGTACCCTTCGGGGCAGTCGTCTCGTCTCACACAGTCTCGAGACCGACGAGCACGTCGTCCCCAGTGAGCGGCAGATCACGGCCTATGTGTGCCCGCAGGGCCACCGGACCGAGCTGCCGTTCTCGATCGAGGCTGAGATACCAGCGACGTGGGAGTGCCGTTGCGGGCTCGACGCACGCCTGGTCGACGGCCCCGAGCCCGAGGCCAAGCAGGTCAAGCACGTGCGCACCCACTGGGACATGCTGCTCGAGCGGCGCTCCATCCCCGAGCTCGAGGAGCTGCTCGAGGAGCGCCTGACCCTCCTGCGCGAGTCGCGTGGCGAGAAGCCTCGCCGCAAGCGCACCGCCTGA